In Populus nigra chromosome 1, ddPopNigr1.1, whole genome shotgun sequence, one genomic interval encodes:
- the LOC133696378 gene encoding uncharacterized protein LOC133696378, translating into MEQEETDCTHQPGSTPSSAQVPPSSSFVTLSPFSPIPSPSSRRRLSSHFTPTRAITSSLRLAWVSLRGRLVNAEEASSANSIGLRLEDGVAWELFSPAQRFLIVAVIGVAVSESKKNGIINQLKKSVELRDQVLSSMQQKLDNLCDQLSNINSQAGTKANASFNNKNVEPPSNDVFGCDKIKFVDCGCWHCDQHQDLLAGLMGNSVVKVSRGDEVLQYKMPFINEVEHEERRMSDLSDWASSVTSAADMQMNVFAIDQDICNLKRECEEKDATIKELAGILQSNNMAGSKRIGELEDIICRKNTTITRLRKDMMVLEQKVVNLTRLRRPSSSSFSISDSSKFPLMVNNVVYDMDSTTSPSSSDSDSSPVNRPQAPAAKIEETPVQSTELGLTKNQKSAPAKASSSLVGLTEFHIQSRSENPLKEISANQKSIGLPSSRSKQLSAEGDIRKIRRRTQSATKNTSSNKRWV; encoded by the exons atGGAACAAGAAGAAACCGATTGCACCCACCAGCCCGGCTCCACCCCCAGCTCGGCTCAAGTACCTCCATCTTCGTCATTTGTGACTCTCTCCCCATTCTCTCCAATCCCATCTCCCTCCTCCCGCCGCCGCCTCTCCAGCCACTTCACGCCGACCCGAGCTATCACGTCGTCTCTGCGGCTGGCCTGGGTGTCTTTGCGAGGGCGGCTTGTGAATGCAGAGGAAGCCAGCTCGGCTAATTCCATTGGGTTGAGACTGGAGGATGGTGTGGCCTGGGAGCTGTTTAGTCCTGCTCAAAGGTTTCTGATTGTTGCTGTTATTGGTGTTGCTGTTTCTGAGTCTAAAAAGAATGGGATCATTAATCAGCTCAAGAAGTCTGTGGAGCTTAGG GATCAGGTGCTATCAAGCATGCAGCAGAAGCTTGATAATCTGTGTGATCAGTTGAGTAACATTAACAGCCAGGCAGGAACCAAGGCCAATGCATCATTCAACAACAAGAATGTAGAACCGCCTtctaatgatgtttttggttgtgataaaattaaatttgttgactGTGGTTGTTGGCATTGTGATCAACACCAAGACCTGCTTGCTGGTTTGATG GGAAACTCTGTTGTCAAAGTTTCTAGAGGTGATGAGGTGCTGCAGTACAAAATGCCTTTCATAAATGAGGTGGAGCATGAAGAGCGTCGCATGTCAGATTTGTCAGATTGGGCTTCAAGTGTTACATCTGCAGCAGATATGCAG ATGAACGTTTTTGCAATAGACCAAGACATCTGCAATCTCAAGAGAGAGTGTGAAGAGAAGGATGCCACCATAAAGGAGCTGGCTGGTAttcttcaatcaaataatatggCAGGTTCTAAG AGAATTGGAGAGTTGGAAGACATTATATGCAGGAAGAACACAACGATTACAAGACTTAGGAAGGACATGATGGTATTAGAACAAAAG GTGGTGAATCTTACAAGACTTCGTAGACCATCCTCCTCCTCATTTTCTATCTCAGACAGTTCAAAATTTCCTCTCATGGTGAATAACGTAGTTTATGACATGGATAGTACCACTAGTCCTTCCTCCTCTGATTCAGATTCCTCTCCTGTGAACCGACCACAAGCTCCCGCTGCTAAAATTGAG GAGACTCCTGTTCAGAGTACTGAGCTTGGTTTAACAAAAAACCAGAAATCAGCACCAGCAAAGGCTTCCAGTTCTCTGGTAGGATTAACCGAGTTTCACATACAGTCTAGATCAGAAAATCCTCTTAAAGAAATATCAGCAAATCAAAAGTCCATTGGACTTCCTTCTTCGAGGTCAAAGCAATTGTCAGCTGAAGGGGACATCAGGAAGATTAGAAGGCGGACTCAAAGTGCAACTAAGAATACATCTTCCAATAAGAGATGGGTCTA G